One stretch of Bosea vaviloviae DNA includes these proteins:
- a CDS encoding AAA family ATPase, producing MRFAGTENYVATEDLTVAVNAAIRLERPLLVKGEPGTGKTVLAEEIAAALGAPLITWHIKSTTKAQQGLYEYDAVSRLRDSQLGDARVSDIANYIKRGKLWEAFVSAERPVLLIDEIDKADIEFPNDLLLELDRMEFHVYETGETIKAARRPVMIITSNNEKELPDAFLRRCFFHYIRFPDAETMQAIVEVHFPGIKKRLMEEALKLFFEVREVPGIKKKPSTSELLDWLKLLLADEMTPEMLRERDPRKLIPPLHGALLKNEQDVSLFEKLAFMTRRESR from the coding sequence ATGCGTTTTGCAGGCACCGAGAATTACGTTGCGACCGAGGATCTGACGGTTGCCGTCAATGCCGCGATCCGGCTGGAGCGGCCGCTGCTGGTCAAGGGCGAACCCGGCACCGGCAAGACGGTGCTGGCGGAGGAGATCGCTGCGGCACTGGGCGCGCCGCTGATCACCTGGCACATCAAGTCGACCACCAAGGCGCAGCAGGGGCTCTACGAATACGATGCGGTCAGCCGGCTGCGCGACAGCCAGCTCGGCGATGCGCGCGTCTCCGACATCGCCAACTACATCAAGCGCGGCAAGCTCTGGGAGGCTTTCGTCTCGGCTGAGCGGCCGGTGCTGTTGATCGACGAGATCGACAAGGCCGATATCGAGTTCCCCAACGATCTGCTGCTCGAGCTCGATCGCATGGAGTTCCATGTCTACGAGACCGGCGAGACGATCAAGGCGGCGCGGCGGCCGGTGATGATCATCACCTCCAACAACGAGAAGGAATTGCCCGACGCCTTCCTGCGGCGCTGCTTCTTCCATTACATCCGCTTCCCCGATGCCGAGACGATGCAGGCAATCGTCGAGGTGCATTTCCCCGGCATCAAGAAGCGGTTGATGGAGGAGGCGCTGAAGCTGTTCTTCGAGGTGCGCGAGGTTCCAGGCATCAAGAAGAAGCCTTCGACCTCGGAATTGCTCGACTGGCTCAAGCTCCTGCTCGCCGACGAGATGACGCCCGAGATGCTGCGCGAGCGCGACCCGCGCAAGCTGATCCCACCGCTGCATGGCGCGCTGCTCAAGAACGAGCAGGACGTCTCGCTGTTCGAGAAGCTCGCCTTCATGACGCGCCGGGAGAGCCGCTGA
- a CDS encoding cation:proton antiporter, producing MAGTVDPSVYKDAIVVLATAGVIVPFAKRFKVNSVVAFMACGALLGPFGLGGLASSIPLLSSITVAKAEALAGPAELGVAFLLFVIGLELSFERLMTMRRLVFGLGLGQVALSGGVIGGVAYWLGQPAAAALIIGFGLALSSTAMVVELLSAKRRMTSSAGRASFAILLCQDIAVIPLLFLVSVLGAQAGGGSLLAGLAQALVQAFGAIAAIVVIGRLALRPLFRLVASTDSSESFMAATLLIALGTGLIAAAAGLSMGLGAFIAGLLLAETEYRRAIEVTIEPFKSLLIGVFFLTVGMGVNPADLAARPFAILGIAIGLFAVKSLLVFGLARRFRLSRATALETAIMIGPGGEFAFVLFGGAVSAKLLSQNAESLVLAAVSLTMVVLPLLARLARAWSQRLAVPATLPDEAKVLPPDDHSARAIVVGCGRVGRLVGAMLDEHGKPYIAIDFDPALVATQRRAGRPVFYGDAANLDFLRLSGLDEATALIVTIDNPRAVDATVLAARTLRPDLVIVARARDASHARHLYQIGVNDAVPETIEASLQLSEAALVGLGVPMGLVIASIHERRDQFRTELKPADAPAQALPRDVRSRRL from the coding sequence GTGGCCGGAACTGTCGACCCTTCCGTCTATAAGGATGCCATCGTCGTGCTCGCCACGGCCGGCGTCATCGTGCCCTTCGCCAAGCGATTCAAGGTCAATTCGGTCGTCGCCTTCATGGCCTGCGGCGCGCTGCTGGGGCCTTTCGGCCTCGGCGGCCTCGCTTCCTCGATTCCACTGCTGAGCAGCATCACCGTGGCGAAGGCCGAAGCCCTGGCGGGGCCGGCCGAACTCGGCGTCGCCTTCCTGCTCTTCGTCATCGGGCTCGAGCTGTCCTTCGAGCGCCTGATGACCATGCGCCGGCTCGTCTTTGGCCTGGGACTCGGCCAGGTCGCGCTCTCCGGCGGCGTCATCGGCGGGGTGGCCTATTGGCTCGGGCAGCCGGCGGCGGCCGCGCTCATCATCGGCTTCGGCCTCGCCTTGTCGTCGACCGCCATGGTCGTCGAATTGCTCTCGGCCAAGCGCCGCATGACCTCGTCTGCCGGCCGCGCCAGCTTCGCCATCCTGCTCTGCCAGGACATCGCCGTCATCCCGCTGCTCTTCCTGGTCAGCGTGCTCGGCGCACAAGCCGGTGGCGGCTCCCTGCTGGCGGGCCTCGCCCAGGCCCTGGTCCAGGCATTCGGGGCGATCGCCGCCATCGTGGTGATCGGCCGGCTGGCGCTGCGGCCGCTGTTTCGCCTGGTCGCCTCGACCGATTCGTCGGAGAGCTTCATGGCGGCGACATTGCTGATCGCGCTTGGAACCGGCCTGATCGCCGCAGCCGCCGGCCTGTCGATGGGGCTGGGCGCCTTCATCGCCGGCCTGCTCCTGGCCGAGACGGAATATCGCCGCGCCATCGAGGTCACGATCGAGCCGTTCAAATCGCTGCTGATCGGCGTGTTCTTCCTCACCGTCGGCATGGGCGTGAACCCGGCCGACCTCGCCGCCCGCCCATTCGCCATCCTGGGCATCGCGATCGGCCTGTTCGCGGTGAAATCCCTGCTCGTCTTCGGGCTGGCGCGCCGGTTCAGGCTGTCACGCGCGACCGCGCTTGAAACCGCGATCATGATCGGGCCCGGCGGCGAGTTCGCCTTCGTGCTGTTCGGCGGCGCGGTCTCGGCCAAGCTGCTCTCGCAGAATGCCGAGAGCCTCGTGCTGGCGGCTGTCTCCTTGACCATGGTCGTGCTGCCGCTCCTGGCTCGGCTGGCCCGGGCCTGGTCGCAGCGACTGGCCGTGCCCGCGACCCTGCCCGACGAAGCCAAGGTGCTGCCGCCGGACGATCATTCGGCGCGCGCCATCGTCGTCGGCTGCGGCCGCGTCGGCCGGCTCGTCGGCGCAATGCTGGACGAGCACGGCAAGCCCTATATCGCGATCGATTTCGACCCTGCGCTGGTCGCGACACAGCGCCGGGCCGGCCGGCCCGTCTTCTATGGCGATGCCGCGAATCTGGATTTCCTGCGCCTCAGCGGCCTCGACGAAGCGACGGCGCTGATCGTGACCATCGACAATCCGCGCGCGGTCGATGCCACCGTGCTGGCCGCGCGCACGCTCAGGCCCGATCTGGTGATCGTCGCCCGTGCGCGCGACGCCAGCCATGCCCGCCATCTCTACCAGATCGGCGTCAACGATGCGGTTCCGGAGACGATCGAGGCGAGCCTGCAGCTCTCGGAGGCGGCTTTGGTCGGGCTCGGCGTGCCGATGGGGCTGGTCATCGCCTCGATCCATGAGCGGCGCGATCAGTTCCGCACCGAACTCAAGCCCGCAGACGCTCCGGCACAGGCCCTTCCGCGGGACGTGCGCTCACGAAGGTTGTGA
- a CDS encoding glycosyltransferase family 4 protein, translating to MRLLIATDAWRPQINGVVRSLERMFEAGPAFGVTPQVLTPDGFRQIGLPTYPDIRIALATRRAVAARIAEFKPDHIHIATEGPIGWLTRAVCLAQKRPFTTSYHTRFPQYVAARWPIPESWSYRFLRRFHGPAEAIMVSTASVEAELRQHGFEKIVRWGRGVDLGLFHPRPLSVLDLPRPIFLSVGRVAVEKNLEAFLSLRLPGSKVVIGDGPARADLQRAYPDAHFLGTREGEDLASIYASSDVFVFPSLTDTFGIVLLEAAASGLPVAAFPVQGPSDVFAGSGAAVLSEDLRAAALAALRIPRETCLELASHYSWRRSAEQFYGHIQRVAQPSGQALRNEPPCAPLQSVTTFVSARPAEGPVPERLRA from the coding sequence ATGCGCCTGCTGATCGCGACGGATGCCTGGCGGCCCCAGATCAACGGGGTGGTCCGGTCGCTGGAGCGGATGTTCGAGGCGGGGCCTGCCTTCGGCGTGACGCCACAGGTGCTGACGCCGGACGGTTTTCGGCAGATCGGCTTGCCGACCTATCCCGATATCAGGATCGCGCTGGCGACGCGCCGGGCGGTTGCAGCGCGGATCGCCGAGTTCAAGCCGGACCATATCCACATCGCCACGGAAGGGCCGATCGGCTGGCTGACACGTGCCGTCTGCCTCGCTCAGAAGCGGCCCTTCACGACGAGCTACCACACGCGCTTTCCACAATATGTCGCGGCGCGCTGGCCCATTCCCGAGAGCTGGAGCTACCGCTTCCTGCGTCGGTTCCACGGCCCGGCCGAGGCGATCATGGTGTCGACGGCGTCGGTCGAGGCCGAGCTCAGGCAGCATGGCTTCGAGAAGATCGTGCGCTGGGGGCGCGGCGTCGATCTCGGGCTGTTCCATCCGCGCCCGCTGAGCGTACTCGATTTGCCGCGGCCGATATTCCTCAGCGTCGGGCGCGTCGCCGTCGAGAAAAACCTCGAGGCCTTCCTCTCGCTGCGCTTGCCCGGCAGCAAGGTGGTGATCGGCGACGGGCCGGCGCGGGCCGATCTGCAGCGGGCTTATCCGGACGCGCATTTCCTCGGCACACGCGAGGGCGAGGATCTGGCCTCGATCTATGCATCCTCCGACGTCTTCGTGTTTCCGAGCCTGACCGATACTTTCGGCATCGTGCTGCTCGAGGCTGCGGCCAGCGGCCTTCCGGTCGCGGCCTTCCCGGTTCAGGGGCCAAGCGATGTCTTCGCCGGCAGCGGGGCTGCCGTGCTGAGCGAGGATCTACGGGCGGCGGCGCTGGCGGCGCTGCGCATCCCGCGCGAGACCTGCCTGGAGCTCGCCTCGCATTATAGCTGGCGCCGCAGCGCCGAGCAGTTCTACGGCCATATCCAGCGGGTGGCGCAACCATCGGGGCAGGCGCTACGCAACGAGCCGCCCTGCGCGCCCCTGCAGAGCGTCACAACCTTCGTGAGCGCACGTCCCGCGGAAGGGCCTGTGCCGGAGCGTCTGCGGGCTTGA
- a CDS encoding UDP-2,3-diacylglucosamine diphosphatase — protein sequence MSDDDEAKQVRSIFISDLHLGTRGAQADLVLEFLRAYDAPQIYLVGDIIDGWRLKSGWYFPQAHNDVIQKLLRKVRKGSKLIYVTGNHDDFLRDFAGLQFGGITLVDEIIHETADGKRLLVIHGDLFDLVVRNAKWLALMGDWAYTVALACNTVVNKVRRRLHLPHWSLSAWAKLKVKNAVNYIGEFETCLAAEARRHHADGVICGHIHHAAHREIEGLTYINTGDWVESCTAFVEHHDGRFEMIRWPQYRLKGEAPVPVVVKGRPEPAPALVEAA from the coding sequence ATGAGCGACGATGACGAGGCTAAGCAGGTTCGCAGCATCTTCATCTCCGATCTGCATCTCGGCACGCGCGGCGCACAGGCCGATCTCGTGCTGGAATTCCTGCGCGCCTATGACGCGCCGCAGATCTATCTGGTCGGCGACATCATCGATGGCTGGCGGCTGAAGAGCGGCTGGTATTTCCCGCAGGCGCATAACGACGTCATCCAGAAGCTGCTGCGCAAGGTGCGCAAGGGCTCGAAGCTGATCTACGTCACCGGCAATCACGATGATTTCCTGCGGGATTTCGCCGGCCTGCAGTTCGGCGGCATCACGCTGGTCGACGAGATCATCCACGAGACCGCCGACGGCAAGCGCCTGCTCGTGATCCATGGCGATCTGTTCGACCTCGTCGTGCGCAACGCCAAATGGCTCGCGCTGATGGGCGACTGGGCCTACACGGTGGCGCTCGCCTGCAACACCGTCGTCAACAAGGTGCGCCGCCGGCTGCATCTGCCGCATTGGTCGCTCTCGGCCTGGGCCAAGCTCAAGGTCAAGAACGCGGTCAACTATATCGGCGAGTTCGAGACCTGCCTGGCTGCCGAGGCGCGCAGGCACCATGCCGACGGCGTGATCTGCGGGCATATCCACCACGCCGCGCATCGCGAGATCGAGGGCCTGACCTATATCAACACCGGCGATTGGGTCGAAAGCTGTACCGCCTTCGTCGAGCACCATGACGGGCGCTTCGAGATGATCCGCTGGCCGCAATACCGGCTGAAGGGCGAGGCGCCGGTGCCGGTCGTCGTCAAAGGGCGCCCGGAGCCGGCCCCCGCGCTCGTCGAGGCTGCGTGA
- a CDS encoding SDR family oxidoreductase → MDLGISGRTAIVCASSKGLGRGCAQALAEAGCIVVVNGRDAATLEATASQIRASTGATVIAVVADVSTHAGQDALLAAAPEPDILINNNGGPPPKPFRDVSREALLEGVIQNMATPLELVQRVVDGMIARRFGRIVNITSASVLTPLTGLDVSSAARAGLTAFLSGVAREVAHANVTINNVLPGSFDTDRLKSGTARMAAIKSMTPEDFAAARKAEIPARRFGTAEEFGNVCAFLASQHAGYITGQNLLIDGGVFRGSF, encoded by the coding sequence ATGGATCTTGGGATTTCCGGCCGCACGGCCATCGTCTGCGCCTCCAGCAAGGGTCTTGGCCGCGGCTGCGCGCAAGCACTCGCCGAGGCCGGTTGCATTGTCGTGGTCAATGGCCGCGACGCGGCCACGCTCGAAGCCACCGCGAGCCAGATTCGTGCCAGCACCGGCGCGACGGTCATCGCCGTGGTGGCTGACGTATCGACACACGCTGGGCAGGATGCCTTGCTCGCGGCGGCGCCCGAGCCCGACATCCTGATCAACAACAATGGCGGGCCTCCGCCGAAACCGTTTCGCGATGTGTCTCGCGAAGCGCTGCTCGAAGGCGTCATCCAGAACATGGCGACGCCGCTGGAGCTGGTTCAGCGCGTCGTCGACGGCATGATCGCGCGGCGCTTCGGCCGCATCGTCAACATCACCTCGGCGAGCGTGCTGACGCCGCTGACGGGGCTCGACGTCTCCTCCGCGGCGCGCGCGGGGCTGACGGCCTTCCTCTCCGGTGTGGCGCGCGAGGTGGCCCATGCCAACGTCACCATCAACAACGTCCTGCCCGGATCCTTCGACACCGACCGGCTCAAGAGCGGGACGGCGCGAATGGCCGCCATCAAGAGCATGACGCCGGAGGACTTCGCCGCCGCCCGCAAGGCCGAGATCCCGGCCAGGCGCTTCGGCACGGCCGAGGAATTCGGCAATGTCTGCGCCTTCCTCGCCAGCCAGCATGCCGGCTACATCACCGGCCAGAACCTGCTGATCGACGGCGGCGTGTTCAGGGGGAGTTTCTGA